Proteins encoded by one window of Monoglobus pectinilyticus:
- a CDS encoding flavodoxin family protein: MKVLLVNGSPKHKGCTYTALSIVADELEKNGINTEIFQVGMLPIRGCIGCGMCAKNGNGLCQFDDDVVNKAILSCRTADAIIIGSPVHYASASGAITSFLDRLFYAGGSNLAYKPGAVVASCRRGGASATLDQISKYFGITNMPIVCSNYWNMVHGNTPEEVLKDEEGVQTMRILGRNMAWILKSLNAAKEAGIEPPEREAKIKTNYIR, from the coding sequence ATGAAAGTATTATTAGTAAACGGAAGCCCAAAACATAAAGGATGTACATACACTGCTTTAAGCATAGTAGCAGATGAACTTGAAAAAAACGGGATTAATACAGAAATTTTTCAGGTTGGTATGCTTCCTATAAGAGGGTGTATTGGCTGCGGCATGTGTGCAAAAAACGGAAACGGACTATGCCAGTTCGATGACGATGTGGTAAATAAGGCTATTCTCAGTTGTAGAACTGCTGATGCAATAATTATAGGCTCACCTGTTCATTATGCTTCTGCGTCTGGCGCGATAACTTCATTTTTAGACAGATTATTCTATGCTGGAGGCTCTAATTTGGCATATAAACCCGGAGCAGTTGTTGCAAGCTGCAGAAGAGGGGGCGCATCAGCAACGCTTGATCAAATTTCAAAATATTTTGGCATAACAAATATGCCTATTGTTTGTTCAAATTATTGGAACATGGTTCATGGGAATACTCCTGAGGAAGTTTTGAAAGACGAAGAAGGCGTTCAGACTATGAGAATACTTGGAAGAAATATGGCATGGATTTTGAAATCTTTAAATGCAGCAAAAGAGGCCGGAATAGAACCGCCTGAACGTGAAGCAAAGATAAAAACAAATTATATAAGATAA
- a CDS encoding GerAB/ArcD/ProY family transporter, which yields MNKKNINLGIWCLTFNCLLIKIFIGFSNILLHETGSSSCLALIFSFAVFTAILFIVYFFKRYFILSLKNTYLRNTIFVILIGYLISHNIYFIYQLINTINNSAYPNTPLWIVLTLIAVTVLIVGIRDFSSILKLHSICVPLIIIGLIIISISSIKYDDIYNALPVLGNGIASTISSGFKHLFAFSEIIVPIVFLTIMPEEKSKNINRSKIILYSAIIGAGIYSIFTIISLLAIPTDSVFVAENNPLFHISRFSGINRLNTRLDVLNIIISITSGILYLSTSLAVIRILMKKIGLPKNSFMKTTASILVLLIGIVPLCGCYDNRDIEDTAYAIAVGVDKDENTGSLIFSFQFTNPLTTGENTDPQNSGSEESETENKSVNNISIDADNIFDGLESVKRFIGKTPSLSHLKLIVFSKSITNSDGYLKNICEDFININDVRPETKICIASTDTAKEYLYGVNPSLEESMARYYELLFSDSSTTETLQTNLRTFLIKLTGSSGDGYLPIISPDGFTGAILFSGEIPKIELSNHECQIINILLGIERDSIFFTSESTNQVYKIKSSSPNIKTNIENKKISAEIETKIFAKKNQNGSEDNYELLYEDLMNDSKNLIEKIYQNQCDILSIGKFAKSKFLYEYEWKNVIQEKENIINIPTVNINLLY from the coding sequence ATGAATAAAAAAAATATCAATTTAGGTATATGGTGTTTAACATTTAACTGTCTGCTGATAAAAATATTTATAGGATTTTCGAACATTCTGCTTCACGAGACAGGTTCTTCATCATGTTTGGCATTAATCTTTAGTTTTGCTGTATTTACGGCGATTTTGTTTATAGTTTACTTTTTCAAAAGATATTTTATATTGAGCCTTAAAAACACTTATTTAAGAAACACTATATTTGTGATATTAATTGGTTATTTAATATCACATAATATATATTTTATTTACCAGCTGATTAATACAATAAACAACAGCGCTTATCCCAATACTCCTCTTTGGATTGTCTTGACATTAATTGCTGTTACAGTGCTGATTGTTGGAATCAGAGACTTTTCGTCTATCTTAAAACTGCATAGTATATGCGTTCCGTTAATAATAATTGGATTGATTATAATTTCAATAAGCAGTATAAAATATGATGATATATATAATGCTCTTCCTGTATTAGGAAATGGAATCGCTTCCACGATAAGCAGCGGATTCAAACATCTGTTTGCATTTTCAGAAATAATAGTTCCAATTGTATTTTTAACAATAATGCCTGAAGAAAAGTCTAAAAATATAAACCGTTCAAAAATTATATTATACTCAGCAATTATTGGCGCTGGGATTTACAGTATATTTACTATAATATCTCTGCTGGCAATCCCGACCGACTCTGTTTTTGTAGCAGAAAATAATCCATTGTTCCATATATCAAGATTTTCAGGTATAAACCGGCTTAACACCCGGCTTGATGTGTTAAATATAATTATTTCAATCACATCCGGTATATTATATTTATCAACATCACTTGCGGTCATAAGAATTCTTATGAAAAAAATTGGTTTACCAAAAAACAGCTTCATGAAAACAACCGCGTCAATATTGGTATTGTTAATTGGAATAGTTCCTCTTTGCGGCTGTTACGACAACAGGGATATTGAAGATACCGCATATGCAATAGCTGTTGGCGTAGATAAAGACGAAAATACAGGTTCATTGATATTCTCATTTCAATTTACAAATCCGCTGACAACCGGAGAAAATACAGACCCGCAAAATTCAGGTTCAGAAGAAAGTGAAACAGAAAATAAGTCAGTAAACAATATTTCAATTGATGCTGATAATATATTTGACGGTTTAGAGAGCGTTAAAAGATTTATAGGCAAAACGCCATCACTTTCACATTTAAAACTTATTGTCTTTTCAAAATCAATAACTAACAGTGATGGGTATTTAAAAAATATCTGTGAAGATTTTATTAACATTAATGATGTGCGTCCGGAAACTAAAATATGTATAGCAAGCACAGATACCGCTAAAGAGTATCTATATGGAGTCAACCCATCACTCGAAGAAAGTATGGCTAGATATTATGAATTATTATTTTCAGATTCTTCTACAACCGAAACTTTGCAAACAAATTTAAGAACATTTTTAATAAAACTTACCGGTAGTTCAGGAGACGGGTATCTTCCAATTATTTCACCGGATGGATTTACGGGGGCAATCTTGTTTTCCGGGGAAATACCCAAAATAGAACTAAGTAATCATGAATGTCAAATTATAAACATACTTTTAGGGATAGAAAGAGATTCTATATTTTTTACTTCCGAATCCACCAATCAAGTCTACAAGATAAAAAGTTCATCACCTAATATAAAAACAAATATAGAGAATAAAAAAATCAGTGCTGAAATTGAAACCAAAATATTTGCCAAGAAAAATCAAAATGGTTCTGAAGATAATTATGAATTGCTCTATGAAGATTTAATGAATGATAGTAAAAATTTAATTGAAAAAATATATCAAAATCAATGTGATATATTATCAATCGGAAAATTTGCAAAATCT
- a CDS encoding spore germination protein: protein MIDTNLKNNENTVKQLFNSDKNIDFNFREFKVEFKNETADAFLIYYDGMSNQTFLNRDIMRSLLTCKAYDTSVTPKKDIVFKQIVSVAPLSIAEDFDLIGEKISFGECGIFIDGCDCCFIADIKGWDSRGVDSPTQEVSLAGPQEAFAESIMTNLALVRKILKNPKLTATNIPVGKTNKIPCALMYIEGITNSKLIKEVTRRLKDIDTEYIFSSSDVEMLIEDTTYFPMTRTLKTERPDRVASMLVEGKVAIIVQGSPFALIVPTTSLDLIEATEDNYVRVPEANLMRLVRIFGMSLSILLPALFIAVMLYHQAILPTDLLIAISASREKVPFPLIVELILMEISFELIKEASVRVPNPIGSTLGIIGGLILGQAAVEASIVSPILIIIVSIGGIGAFSTPTLSLSRSLSVLKFVYIAAAYLFGIVGLVAAIMITLSGLAATKTFGFPFLSDFGINVRSSESLLVKPIWKKERRPAELKTKDNIKQPHISRKWKK, encoded by the coding sequence TTGATAGATACAAATTTAAAAAATAATGAGAATACCGTAAAACAGCTGTTTAACTCAGATAAGAATATTGATTTTAACTTTCGCGAATTTAAAGTTGAGTTTAAAAACGAAACGGCTGACGCTTTTTTAATATACTATGACGGAATGTCAAATCAAACATTTTTAAACCGCGATATTATGCGGTCTTTGCTCACATGCAAAGCGTATGACACAAGCGTAACACCAAAAAAAGATATTGTTTTTAAACAAATAGTATCAGTGGCGCCTCTAAGCATTGCCGAAGATTTTGATTTAATCGGAGAAAAAATCTCTTTTGGTGAATGCGGTATCTTTATAGACGGCTGCGACTGCTGTTTTATAGCCGATATAAAAGGCTGGGACTCACGAGGAGTTGATTCGCCTACTCAGGAAGTCAGCCTTGCGGGACCTCAGGAAGCGTTTGCCGAATCTATAATGACAAATTTAGCACTTGTTAGAAAGATATTAAAAAATCCTAAATTAACCGCCACTAATATTCCGGTAGGCAAAACAAATAAAATTCCCTGCGCTTTAATGTACATTGAAGGAATAACAAACAGCAAGCTTATCAAAGAGGTAACTAGAAGATTAAAAGATATAGATACCGAGTATATATTTTCTTCAAGTGATGTTGAAATGCTGATAGAAGACACCACTTATTTTCCTATGACTAGAACCTTAAAAACAGAGAGACCCGACAGAGTTGCCTCAATGCTTGTCGAGGGAAAGGTTGCAATAATAGTTCAGGGCAGCCCATTTGCATTGATAGTTCCAACTACTTCATTAGATTTGATAGAAGCCACAGAAGACAATTATGTACGTGTTCCCGAGGCAAATTTGATGAGATTAGTACGAATATTTGGCATGTCTCTGTCAATTCTTCTTCCTGCACTGTTTATTGCCGTAATGTTATACCACCAGGCAATTCTCCCCACTGACTTACTAATAGCTATTTCAGCCAGCCGTGAAAAAGTTCCATTTCCACTTATAGTAGAATTAATCTTAATGGAAATATCATTTGAACTTATAAAAGAGGCATCCGTCAGAGTACCAAACCCAATTGGCAGCACTCTTGGTATAATCGGTGGACTGATTTTAGGCCAGGCTGCAGTTGAAGCAAGCATAGTCAGTCCAATATTAATAATAATAGTATCAATAGGCGGAATTGGAGCATTTTCGACACCAACCTTATCACTTTCAAGATCTCTCAGCGTATTAAAATTTGTATATATAGCAGCGGCATATTTGTTTGGAATAGTTGGTCTGGTGGCTGCTATAATGATAACTTTGTCAGGATTGGCAGCGACTAAAACGTTTGGGTTTCCATTTCTATCCGATTTCGGAATTAACGTTCGTTCATCTGAATCATTGCTTGTAAAACCAATATGGAAAAAAGAAAGACGTCCGGCTGAACTCAAAACAAAAGATAATATAAAACAGCCGCACATAAGCAGAAAGTGGAAAAAATAA
- a CDS encoding Mrp/NBP35 family ATP-binding protein has product MSENCTHDCSSCGETCSEREQEQNSFRVDLGAHSSVKKVIGIVSGKGGVGKSLVTSLLAVNMKKKGHNVAILDADITGPSIPKAFGITNKAVGSDFGILPEKSKLGIDIMSINLLLENDTEPVVWRGPIIAGTVKQFWSEVVWEDEDYMFVDMPPGTGDVPLTVFQSLPVDGIIIVTSPQELVSMIVGKAVKMAELMNIPIIGLVENMSYVTCPDCGKKINIFGESHIDEIAKKHNIKVLDKLPIDPNIASACDNGIIESISENPIPNSIEAIENL; this is encoded by the coding sequence ATGAGCGAAAATTGCACACATGATTGTTCAAGCTGCGGTGAAACTTGCTCTGAAAGAGAACAGGAACAAAATAGTTTTAGGGTAGATTTGGGAGCGCATAGTTCTGTAAAAAAGGTAATAGGTATTGTCAGCGGAAAAGGCGGCGTAGGTAAATCTCTCGTCACTTCACTTTTAGCTGTAAACATGAAGAAAAAGGGACACAATGTTGCAATTTTGGACGCTGATATAACAGGACCGTCAATACCAAAAGCTTTCGGTATAACCAATAAGGCCGTTGGCAGCGACTTTGGTATTCTTCCTGAAAAATCAAAGCTTGGCATTGATATTATGTCTATAAATTTGCTGCTTGAAAACGATACTGAACCTGTAGTTTGGAGAGGTCCTATTATTGCTGGAACAGTTAAACAATTTTGGAGTGAAGTAGTTTGGGAAGATGAGGATTATATGTTTGTTGATATGCCGCCGGGAACCGGAGACGTACCACTGACAGTTTTTCAGTCACTCCCAGTTGACGGTATAATTATTGTCACTTCACCGCAGGAGCTTGTCTCAATGATTGTCGGCAAAGCAGTGAAAATGGCAGAGTTAATGAATATTCCGATTATTGGACTTGTCGAAAATATGAGTTATGTAACCTGTCCTGACTGCGGCAAAAAAATAAACATTTTCGGAGAAAGTCATATAGATGAAATAGCAAAAAAACACAACATAAAAGTATTGGATAAGCTGCCGATTGATCCAAACATTGCGTCCGCATGTGACAATGGTATAATAGAATCAATATCCGAAAATCCAATACCAAACTCTATTGAAGCAATAGAAAATTTGTAA
- a CDS encoding carbohydrate-binding domain-containing protein yields MKKVLCSIFSVFILLFLMSFPITSLAEENINVYYEGELLVFDVEPQIINNFTMVPARTIFEAMGAKVKWDEEIQTVTVKKKKKSISMTIGGQITNQDGEVINTETVPVVLNDRTLVPVRLISEFLGAQVEWNENTNTIYITEKEEIEDDSWKENLGTINMTSMEVNGSGVKTDDKIVYITEGGDFEVSGKTEDGMIIVNTDEKVKLRLSGVDITNSDGPAIYFKNTDKGYITLTDGTDNTLTDSEQYNYEDASAPLFSDDNLEIKGNGSLIINANYKHGIAGDDDIRIENGNITINSKIGDGIHAKCGVKIIGGTLNITSDGDGIQSGEWNVIVDGGEINMTTTGEIIGSHKNITGFPNDFERNEPQDDGAKFDSNTLPENYRNNVNEKGGISQILNNIDTSVFDNMTVEEVTEKLKSMVENGELSISGNIEDTQQTQEEGVTTNEKSSKGLKAAEDIYINSGKINIHSIDHSIHSGDITEINGGELNIYSEEGKGMSAHGNLNVNAGDINIEYSTEGIESKAEMTINSGNIHIISTDDGLNAGGTGSDSMEHGVMDSSMILERLAERIVNGNIDNQQNNMPPDFSPGNTEQIMQQPDSLPPNGERPTDNGQNISSFNGQANFGGQRTDVDNNGHSITINGGYIYIDAMADAIDSNGFLEVNGGTIILDGPTSGGDSPLDTDGSMWINGGYIVAVGSNGMLEIPSDDSKQNVLVVSLSEAVQKETIINIKNSSGEDIITFKPSKEYQALIFSSPDLDSDDTYTISYGGTAESESIDGLYSQPSNYIGGTEIGSITTSETISKLGTFGGRFGGGRGGF; encoded by the coding sequence ATGAAAAAAGTATTATGTTCAATATTCTCTGTATTTATACTATTATTCTTAATGTCCTTTCCGATAACGTCGCTGGCTGAGGAAAACATAAATGTTTATTATGAAGGAGAATTATTAGTTTTTGATGTCGAACCTCAGATTATAAATAATTTTACTATGGTACCGGCAAGAACTATATTTGAAGCTATGGGCGCAAAGGTAAAATGGGACGAAGAAATTCAGACTGTAACTGTGAAAAAGAAGAAAAAATCAATATCTATGACAATAGGCGGTCAAATCACTAATCAAGACGGAGAGGTGATAAATACTGAGACAGTTCCAGTCGTACTAAATGACAGAACATTGGTTCCGGTGAGATTAATATCTGAATTTTTAGGAGCTCAGGTAGAATGGAATGAAAATACCAATACTATTTATATAACTGAAAAAGAAGAGATTGAAGATGATTCATGGAAAGAAAATCTTGGAACAATAAATATGACTTCTATGGAAGTAAACGGAAGCGGAGTTAAAACAGATGATAAAATTGTATATATAACCGAAGGCGGAGATTTTGAAGTCAGCGGCAAAACAGAAGACGGAATGATTATTGTAAATACCGATGAAAAAGTTAAGCTTAGATTAAGCGGTGTAGACATAACGAATAGTGACGGTCCGGCAATATATTTTAAAAATACCGACAAAGGATATATAACATTAACAGACGGAACTGATAATACGCTTACTGATAGTGAGCAATATAATTATGAAGACGCAAGTGCCCCCTTATTCAGTGATGATAATTTGGAGATAAAAGGCAATGGTTCCTTAATAATTAATGCGAATTATAAACATGGTATTGCCGGTGATGATGATATAAGGATAGAAAACGGGAATATAACGATAAATTCAAAAATAGGTGACGGGATACATGCCAAATGTGGTGTTAAGATAATAGGAGGAACTTTGAATATTACTTCAGACGGTGACGGTATTCAGTCGGGTGAATGGAATGTTATAGTTGATGGCGGTGAAATAAATATGACTACTACCGGGGAAATAATCGGTTCACACAAAAACATTACCGGTTTTCCGAATGATTTTGAAAGAAATGAGCCGCAGGACGACGGAGCGAAATTTGATTCTAACACTTTACCGGAAAACTACAGAAATAACGTAAATGAAAAAGGCGGTATTTCACAAATATTAAATAACATTGATACTTCAGTTTTTGATAATATGACCGTTGAGGAAGTAACTGAAAAGCTTAAATCAATGGTTGAAAATGGAGAATTATCAATAAGTGGAAATATTGAAGACACACAGCAAACTCAGGAGGAAGGCGTTACTACCAATGAAAAAAGTTCAAAAGGATTAAAAGCAGCAGAAGATATTTATATAAACTCAGGAAAAATAAATATACATTCAATTGACCATAGTATTCATTCGGGAGATATTACTGAGATAAACGGCGGTGAATTAAATATTTATTCTGAAGAGGGCAAAGGTATGAGCGCTCACGGAAATTTGAATGTTAATGCAGGTGATATAAATATAGAATATTCCACAGAAGGAATAGAAAGTAAAGCAGAAATGACAATCAACAGCGGAAACATTCATATAATATCCACAGACGATGGGTTAAATGCCGGAGGAACAGGCAGTGATAGTATGGAACATGGTGTAATGGATTCAAGTATGATTTTAGAGCGTCTTGCTGAGAGAATTGTTAATGGAAATATTGATAATCAGCAAAATAATATGCCGCCTGATTTTTCCCCTGGTAATACAGAACAAATAATGCAGCAGCCCGATTCCCTCCCTCCAAATGGTGAAAGACCAACTGATAATGGACAAAATATATCTAGTTTTAATGGTCAGGCTAATTTTGGAGGGCAGCGTACGGACGTTGATAATAACGGTCATTCTATCACTATAAACGGAGGTTATATCTATATTGACGCAATGGCAGACGCAATTGACTCCAATGGATTTTTGGAAGTTAATGGCGGAACGATCATCCTGGACGGTCCAACGAGCGGCGGAGACAGTCCGCTTGATACAGACGGTTCCATGTGGATAAACGGAGGTTATATTGTTGCTGTCGGAAGCAATGGTATGCTTGAAATACCAAGTGATGATTCAAAACAAAATGTTTTAGTGGTATCGTTGTCTGAAGCTGTACAAAAAGAGACTATAATTAATATCAAAAATTCAAGCGGTGAAGATATAATTACATTTAAGCCGTCAAAAGAATACCAGGCTTTGATTTTCAGCTCACCTGATTTAGATTCAGATGATACTTATACTATCTCTTATGGTGGGACAGCTGAGAGTGAAAGCATAGACGGACTGTATAGTCAGCCTTCAAATTATATTGGAGGAACTGAAATTGGAAGTATAACGACTTCTGAAACCATTTCAAAATTAGGAACATTTGGAGGAAGGTTCGGCGGCGGACGAGGCGGATTTTAA